Proteins from one methanogenic archaeon mixed culture ISO4-G1 genomic window:
- a CDS encoding thiazole biosynthesis protein ThiH — protein MARDLSVDAEPYHEDMEHIDSDTMDTVLAMAEGLDPNSFTAREVRRTLSSDRVDPEGFASLLSPAAESMIEEMARKAQGERRRFFGNSVCLFTPLYISNYCSNGCVYCGFNSKNDIKRAKLELDQVEKELRAISATGLEEILMLTGESRVKSDVDYICDSVALAAKYFTNVGIEVYPMNSDEYRRIQEAGADYVTVFQETYDPKRYAELHPYGNKRIFSYRFDAQERALMGGMRGVAFGALLGIGDFRNDALRCGLHAYTLQRRYPHAEISMSLPRLRPFIHNEDATVPVTETQLLQVSLAYRLFLPFAGQTISTRECPRFRDGIVGISATKMSAGVSVGIGEHSGDTKGDGQFMISDPRSLDEILGSLRSNGMQPVLNDYVRTT, from the coding sequence ATGGCGAGAGACCTGAGCGTTGACGCGGAGCCCTACCACGAAGATATGGAACATATCGATTCCGATACCATGGACACAGTCCTGGCCATGGCCGAGGGCCTGGATCCCAATTCATTCACCGCGAGGGAAGTCAGGAGGACACTGTCGTCCGACAGGGTCGACCCCGAAGGGTTCGCCTCGCTCCTGTCCCCGGCAGCCGAGAGCATGATCGAGGAGATGGCCAGGAAGGCCCAAGGCGAGCGCAGGAGGTTCTTCGGCAACAGCGTCTGCCTGTTCACGCCATTATACATATCCAACTACTGCAGCAACGGATGCGTCTACTGCGGTTTCAACAGCAAGAACGACATCAAGAGGGCGAAGCTCGAACTGGACCAGGTCGAGAAGGAGCTCAGGGCCATATCCGCCACGGGTCTGGAGGAGATCCTCATGCTCACCGGCGAATCCAGGGTGAAATCCGATGTGGACTACATCTGCGACAGCGTGGCCCTGGCTGCGAAGTACTTCACCAACGTGGGGATCGAGGTCTATCCCATGAACTCCGACGAGTACCGCAGGATCCAGGAGGCCGGCGCGGATTACGTCACCGTTTTCCAGGAGACCTACGACCCGAAGAGGTATGCCGAGCTCCACCCCTATGGGAACAAGAGGATCTTCTCGTACAGGTTCGACGCCCAGGAGAGGGCGCTCATGGGAGGCATGAGGGGGGTCGCGTTCGGAGCACTGCTCGGGATCGGCGATTTCCGTAACGATGCCCTGAGATGCGGACTCCACGCGTACACCCTTCAGAGAAGGTATCCGCATGCGGAGATCTCCATGTCCCTCCCCCGTCTCAGACCGTTCATCCACAACGAGGATGCCACAGTGCCAGTCACCGAGACGCAGCTGCTTCAGGTGTCATTGGCATACAGGCTCTTCCTGCCCTTCGCGGGACAGACGATTTCCACCAGGGAATGCCCCAGGTTCAGGGACGGGATCGTCGGGATCAGCGCCACGAAGATGTCCGCAGGGGTCAGCGTCGGTATCGGGGAGCACAGCGGCGATACCAAGGGCGACGGGCAGTTCATGATCTCGGATCCCCGCAGTCTCGATGAGATCCTGGGGTCGCTGAGGTCCAACGGGATGCAGCCCGTACTGAACGATTACGTGAGGACCACATGA
- a CDS encoding thiamine-phosphate diphosphorylase ThiE, with translation MIAVTDRSLCREDFLKKIGSIAENHPEMIVLREKDTAHDELCELAYRCLSICECYDVPLSLNGDLDVARELDICRVHLPLPKLRAEDLSAFTLVGASVHSPEEAVEAESLGADYLIAGHIFETACKPFQPRGLEFLKEVCGSVDIPVYAIGGISPANVNQIAGTDASGVCSMSGIMTADDPGELIRRLSIPFMD, from the coding sequence ATGATAGCAGTCACAGACCGCAGCCTCTGCAGAGAGGATTTCCTGAAGAAGATCGGGAGCATTGCGGAGAACCATCCGGAGATGATCGTCCTCAGGGAGAAGGACACCGCCCATGACGAACTGTGCGAACTCGCCTACAGGTGCCTGAGCATCTGCGAATGCTACGATGTCCCTCTGTCCCTGAACGGGGATCTGGATGTCGCCAGGGAACTGGACATCTGCAGGGTCCATCTGCCGCTCCCCAAACTGAGGGCCGAGGACCTGTCCGCCTTCACGCTGGTGGGTGCCTCGGTGCACAGTCCCGAAGAGGCCGTGGAAGCGGAATCCCTGGGTGCGGACTATCTCATCGCGGGGCACATCTTCGAGACCGCCTGCAAGCCGTTCCAGCCCAGAGGCCTGGAGTTCCTGAAGGAGGTGTGCGGGTCCGTGGATATACCGGTCTATGCGATCGGGGGCATCAGTCCCGCGAATGTCAATCAAATCGCCGGAACGGATGCATCGGGCGTCTGCTCCATGTCGGGGATAATGACGGCCGATGATCCGGGGGAGCTCATAAGGAGACTGTCGATCCCCTTCATGGATTGA
- a CDS encoding ammonium transporter Amt, whose translation METKKIMIILTAAVAMVSAAAIASSPSISADPITDAGTSGDVSWILVSSVLVFAMVPGIAFFYGGMLRKQSMSSMMTQTLIAIGVMTISWMAVGYSLAFSGDGALIGDLSKLFMSGVTDSAPSGISEMEFALFQGMFAMITAAIVLGACAERVRYTAMVWFLAAWSILVYAPMAHWVWGGGWFDQYLVVLDFAGGTVVHICAAITGIALVLFAGKRIDAVRNSTAHNLPLAFLGCAMLWIGWLGFNGGSSLAADGTAVRACVVSMMSAACGMMAWAAAQYMVMGRVGVLGMIAGSIAGLVGITPAAGYVGLPESMVIGAVAGVLCFYSVRYTKSRMMFDDALDVFAVHGVGGIWGAIATGIFAIPEYSGGVAGAIYGSADLLIGQFIAVIATLVYCFAMSYGIIWVLSKVMRICVTPEEEMVGQDLIEHGEHAYM comes from the coding sequence ATGGAAACGAAGAAGATTATGATCATACTGACGGCTGCCGTCGCAATGGTGTCGGCTGCCGCTATAGCATCGTCACCGAGCATCAGTGCGGATCCGATTACGGATGCTGGCACATCCGGTGATGTCTCATGGATCCTTGTGAGTTCCGTATTGGTCTTCGCAATGGTACCGGGCATCGCCTTCTTCTACGGAGGCATGCTGAGGAAACAGAGCATGTCGTCCATGATGACGCAGACGCTCATCGCCATCGGCGTGATGACGATATCATGGATGGCCGTCGGGTACTCCCTGGCGTTCAGCGGCGACGGTGCCCTGATCGGGGATCTGAGCAAGCTCTTCATGTCCGGGGTCACCGACAGTGCCCCGTCCGGGATATCCGAGATGGAGTTCGCCCTGTTCCAGGGGATGTTCGCGATGATAACCGCGGCCATCGTTCTCGGGGCCTGTGCTGAACGTGTCAGATACACGGCGATGGTCTGGTTCCTCGCCGCATGGTCCATACTGGTGTATGCCCCCATGGCCCACTGGGTCTGGGGCGGGGGATGGTTCGACCAGTACCTTGTAGTGCTGGACTTCGCCGGCGGTACCGTGGTCCACATCTGCGCCGCCATAACCGGTATCGCGCTGGTCCTGTTCGCAGGGAAGAGAATCGATGCGGTCCGCAACTCCACTGCGCACAACCTCCCCCTGGCATTCCTGGGGTGTGCGATGCTCTGGATCGGATGGCTGGGATTCAACGGCGGATCCTCGCTCGCGGCCGACGGCACGGCCGTCCGCGCATGCGTGGTATCGATGATGTCCGCGGCATGCGGAATGATGGCATGGGCAGCCGCCCAATACATGGTCATGGGCCGCGTCGGGGTCCTGGGAATGATCGCTGGATCCATAGCCGGTCTGGTGGGAATCACCCCTGCGGCCGGATATGTGGGTCTGCCTGAATCCATGGTCATCGGTGCGGTGGCCGGCGTCCTCTGTTTCTACTCTGTGAGATACACCAAGTCCAGGATGATGTTCGATGATGCGCTGGACGTCTTCGCTGTGCACGGTGTCGGGGGGATATGGGGCGCCATAGCCACAGGTATCTTCGCCATCCCCGAATACAGCGGAGGGGTCGCCGGAGCGATCTACGGTTCCGCGGATCTGCTGATCGGACAGTTCATAGCAGTCATCGCGACCCTGGTCTACTGCTTCGCGATGTCCTACGGTATAATCTGGGTATTGTCGAAGGTTATGAGGATCTGCGTCACGCCCGAAGAGGAGATGGTCGGTCAGGACCTGATCGAGCATGGAGAGCACGCATACATGTGA
- a CDS encoding ribosomal protein S12P Rps12p: MGNGLYTARKMKTDRQKFRWLDRGYKKRVLKLREKSDPLEGSAQGRGIVLEKVGIEAKQPNSAIRKCVKVQLIKNGRQITAFAVGDGAINFIDEHDEVMIEGIGGRMGRSYGDIPGVRYKVIKVNNVSLDEMVRGRIDKPVR, from the coding sequence ATGGGAAATGGTTTGTATACCGCAAGAAAAATGAAGACGGACCGTCAGAAGTTCCGCTGGCTCGACAGGGGATACAAGAAGAGGGTCCTGAAGCTCAGGGAGAAGTCCGATCCTCTCGAGGGATCCGCCCAGGGCCGTGGAATCGTACTGGAGAAAGTCGGAATCGAGGCTAAGCAGCCCAACTCCGCTATCCGTAAGTGTGTGAAAGTCCAGCTCATCAAGAACGGACGTCAGATCACAGCGTTCGCTGTGGGAGACGGTGCAATCAACTTCATCGATGAGCACGACGAGGTCATGATCGAAGGTATCGGTGGAAGGATGGGAAGGTCCTACGGAGATATTCCCGGAGTCCGTTACAAGGTCATCAAGGTGAACAACGTCTCTCTTGACGAAATGGTCAGGGGAAGGATCGACAAGCCTGTGAGATGA
- a CDS encoding ribosomal protein S10P Rps10p — protein MSQRARISLSGTDPAKVDSVCAQIKGISQRTGVDIRGPVPLPTKKLKVPCRKSPDGEGSETWDRWEMRIHKRLIDLDADERALRQLMRIQVPDGVNIEIVLRSA, from the coding sequence ATGTCGCAGCGCGCAAGAATCTCTCTCAGCGGAACCGACCCCGCGAAGGTCGACAGTGTCTGCGCCCAGATCAAGGGAATCTCCCAGAGGACTGGCGTCGACATCCGTGGACCCGTACCGCTTCCCACAAAGAAGCTGAAGGTTCCCTGCAGGAAGAGTCCTGACGGAGAGGGAAGCGAGACATGGGATCGCTGGGAAATGCGCATTCACAAGAGACTCATCGATCTGGACGCCGACGAGCGTGCCCTCAGACAGCTCATGAGGATCCAGGTTCCCGATGGAGTCAACATTGAGATTGTGCTCCGCAGCGCCTGA
- a CDS encoding translation elongation factor aEF-1 alpha subunit, whose amino-acid sequence MAEKEHMNLVIIGHVDHGKSTLTGRILLETGAIDPHIVEKYKKEAEEKGKGSFYFAWVMDGLKEERERGVTIDVAHKKFYTDKYYFTVIDAPGHRDFVKNMITGTSQADAAIITCSAIEGPQAQTKEHVFLATTLGVKQIIVAINKMDAVKYDEAKYNDAKEAMVKLMKMVGVKTDEVPFIPVSAYMGDNIKVASANTPWYKGPTLIAALDNLKVPEKHTEKPLRLPVQDVYTITGIGTVPVGRVETGVLKPNMDVIFNPSNVKGKVKTIEMHHEQLAQAVPGDNVGFNVGGVAKNDIKRGDVAGPLDNPPSVAKTFTAQIVVLNHPSVITVGYTPVFHCHTTQTACRFVELIKTIDPKSGQAKQEHPDFLKTGDIAVVKVEPTKPMVVETAKEFPPLGRFAIRDMGQTVAAGMCIEVQKA is encoded by the coding sequence ATGGCAGAGAAAGAACACATGAATCTGGTCATCATCGGACATGTTGACCACGGAAAATCCACCCTCACGGGAAGGATCCTGCTCGAGACCGGTGCAATCGACCCCCACATCGTCGAGAAGTACAAGAAAGAGGCAGAGGAGAAGGGAAAGGGATCCTTCTACTTCGCATGGGTCATGGACGGACTCAAAGAGGAGAGGGAGAGAGGAGTTACCATCGATGTCGCTCACAAGAAGTTCTACACAGACAAGTACTACTTCACCGTCATCGACGCACCCGGACACCGTGACTTCGTCAAGAACATGATCACCGGAACCTCCCAGGCAGACGCAGCAATCATCACCTGCTCCGCTATCGAGGGACCCCAGGCACAGACCAAGGAGCACGTCTTCCTTGCAACCACACTCGGTGTCAAGCAGATCATCGTCGCCATCAACAAGATGGATGCAGTCAAGTACGACGAGGCAAAGTACAACGATGCAAAGGAAGCCATGGTCAAGCTCATGAAGATGGTCGGAGTCAAGACCGATGAAGTCCCCTTCATCCCCGTCTCCGCATACATGGGAGACAACATCAAGGTAGCTTCCGCCAACACCCCCTGGTACAAGGGACCCACACTCATCGCAGCTCTCGACAACCTCAAGGTTCCCGAGAAGCACACCGAGAAGCCCCTCAGGCTTCCTGTCCAGGATGTCTACACCATCACCGGAATCGGAACCGTCCCTGTCGGACGTGTCGAGACTGGTGTCCTCAAGCCCAACATGGATGTCATCTTCAACCCCTCCAACGTGAAGGGTAAGGTCAAGACCATCGAGATGCACCACGAGCAGCTTGCCCAGGCAGTCCCCGGAGACAACGTTGGATTCAACGTCGGTGGAGTCGCAAAGAACGACATCAAGAGGGGAGACGTCGCAGGACCTCTGGACAACCCGCCCTCCGTCGCAAAGACATTCACTGCACAGATCGTCGTCCTCAACCACCCCTCGGTCATCACAGTCGGATACACACCTGTCTTCCACTGCCACACCACCCAGACCGCATGCAGGTTCGTTGAGCTCATCAAGACCATCGACCCCAAGTCCGGACAGGCAAAGCAGGAGCACCCTGACTTCCTCAAGACCGGAGACATCGCAGTCGTCAAGGTCGAGCCCACCAAGCCCATGGTCGTTGAGACCGCAAAGGAGTTCCCGCCTCTCGGAAGGTTCGCCATCCGTGACATGGGACAGACTGTCGCTGCAGGTATGTGCATCGAAGTCCAGAAGGCTTGA
- a CDS encoding ribosomal protein S7P Rps7p encodes MIIMADEIVTQKALMFGKYDTTEVVVNDGGLAKYIDLTPTNVPHSGGKHANRWFGKSKLSIVERLINNIMRTEKYTGKKMKAYKAVAQAFDIVATKTKKNPIQVLVEALENAAPREEVTRLQFGGISVPKAVDVSPQRRLDIALRNLSSGVVSASSKNKKPIYECLADEIILASKGDMTSFSVAKKEEIERVAQSAR; translated from the coding sequence ATGATTATCATGGCAGACGAGATCGTTACACAGAAGGCCCTCATGTTCGGAAAGTACGACACCACAGAGGTCGTCGTCAACGACGGAGGACTCGCAAAGTACATCGACTTGACACCCACCAACGTCCCCCACTCCGGAGGAAAGCACGCCAACAGGTGGTTCGGAAAGTCCAAGCTCAGCATCGTCGAGAGGCTCATCAACAACATCATGAGGACCGAGAAGTACACCGGAAAGAAGATGAAGGCGTACAAGGCGGTCGCACAGGCCTTCGACATCGTCGCAACCAAGACGAAGAAGAACCCGATCCAGGTCCTCGTCGAGGCCCTCGAGAACGCGGCCCCCCGTGAGGAGGTCACAAGGCTCCAGTTCGGAGGAATCTCCGTTCCCAAGGCCGTCGATGTGTCCCCCCAGAGGAGGCTCGACATCGCACTCCGCAACCTGAGTTCCGGAGTCGTCAGCGCTTCTTCGAAGAACAAGAAACCCATCTACGAATGCCTTGCAGACGAGATCATCCTCGCTTCCAAGGGCGACATGACATCGTTCTCGGTCGCCAAGAAAGAGGAGATCGAGAGGGTCGCACAGTCGGCCAGATGA
- a CDS encoding translation elongation factor aEF-2 has protein sequence MGRREDNAKKAVELMKDQTLIRNLGTAAHIDHGKTTFSDNLIAGAGMMSSETAGEQRLLDYDEQEAARGITINAASAAMVVPYKNPKTGALEHYLVNLIDTPGHVDFGGDVTRAMRALDGVYILCCAVEGIMPQTETVIRQAMKERVRPMLFINKVDRAIVEQQLTPQMMIEKFSKIITQFNQKIMDILPAPLNKQWQVSLQDGTVALGSAFNNWAVSIPYLSRPEVTKRAIELCPDLKDKLAGKPFNLNTVFDLCAQEGGQEKLAKIIPIADVALEMAINHIPNPVDAQKIRIPTIWKGDLNSELGKQMLNCDPNGEVALMVTKIIMDKQAGEIAIGRLFSGTVKKGMTLYISGIPAPQRVQTVALMVGADRTPIEECKAGNIVAVTGLKDAIAGSTVSSLKDMEPFEKMTHYSEPVITKAIEAKSMADLPKLVEVLRVIAKADPSLSIEINNETGEHLMSGMGELHLEITEYRIVNEQGVDIISSPPIVVYQESVKGPNANEFEGKSPNKHNKFYFIVEPLEQGVQDAIHKGDIDTDAKIKDPKELAKILVDCGMNVDEAKGVVAFKNNNVLIDCTKGIQYLHETMELVKQAFEEAMMRGPLANEKVAGLKVKLMDAKLHEDTIHRGPAQIIPAVRDGIYGAMCQAGRILLEPMQKVFISVPPDYMGGAVNLINQRRGTILEMGQDGADSTVTALCPVADMFGFSSDIRGSTQGRAIWSIENAGFEKLMPDLQKKVVTEIRTRKGLNPEPYDDKYYSGL, from the coding sequence ATGGGACGCAGAGAAGACAACGCGAAGAAAGCAGTAGAGCTGATGAAGGACCAGACGCTCATCAGGAACCTCGGTACCGCTGCTCATATCGACCACGGAAAGACCACATTCTCGGACAACCTGATCGCAGGAGCCGGAATGATGTCATCCGAGACCGCCGGAGAGCAGCGTCTGCTGGACTACGACGAGCAGGAGGCAGCAAGGGGAATCACCATCAACGCCGCATCCGCAGCAATGGTCGTTCCTTACAAGAACCCCAAGACCGGAGCCCTGGAGCACTACCTGGTCAACCTCATCGATACTCCCGGACACGTCGACTTCGGAGGAGACGTCACCAGGGCAATGAGGGCACTGGACGGAGTTTACATCCTGTGCTGTGCAGTCGAGGGAATCATGCCCCAGACCGAGACAGTTATCAGGCAGGCGATGAAAGAGCGCGTCAGGCCTATGCTGTTCATCAACAAGGTCGACAGGGCAATCGTCGAGCAGCAGCTCACACCCCAGATGATGATCGAGAAGTTCTCGAAGATCATCACCCAGTTCAACCAGAAGATCATGGACATCCTGCCCGCACCGCTCAACAAGCAGTGGCAGGTCAGCCTCCAGGACGGAACCGTCGCACTCGGATCCGCCTTCAACAACTGGGCCGTGTCCATCCCCTACCTCAGCAGGCCTGAGGTCACGAAGAGGGCCATCGAGCTCTGCCCTGACCTCAAGGACAAGCTCGCAGGAAAGCCCTTCAACCTGAACACGGTCTTCGACCTGTGCGCTCAGGAGGGCGGCCAGGAGAAGCTCGCCAAGATCATCCCCATCGCGGATGTCGCACTGGAGATGGCGATCAACCACATCCCCAACCCGGTGGATGCCCAGAAGATCCGTATCCCCACCATCTGGAAGGGAGACCTCAACTCCGAGCTCGGAAAGCAGATGCTGAACTGCGACCCCAACGGAGAGGTCGCACTGATGGTCACCAAGATCATCATGGACAAGCAGGCCGGAGAGATCGCTATCGGAAGGCTGTTCTCTGGAACCGTCAAGAAGGGAATGACACTGTACATCAGCGGAATACCCGCACCCCAGCGTGTCCAGACCGTCGCATTGATGGTCGGAGCCGACAGGACTCCCATCGAGGAGTGTAAGGCCGGAAACATCGTCGCAGTCACCGGACTGAAGGACGCCATCGCCGGATCCACCGTTTCATCCCTGAAGGACATGGAGCCCTTCGAGAAGATGACACACTACTCCGAGCCCGTCATCACCAAGGCCATCGAGGCCAAGAGCATGGCGGACCTGCCCAAGCTGGTCGAGGTCCTGAGGGTCATCGCGAAGGCGGACCCCTCGCTGAGCATCGAGATCAACAACGAGACCGGGGAGCACCTCATGTCCGGAATGGGAGAGCTGCACCTCGAGATCACCGAGTACAGGATCGTCAACGAACAGGGTGTCGACATCATCTCCTCGCCTCCTATCGTCGTCTACCAGGAGTCCGTCAAGGGACCCAACGCGAACGAGTTCGAGGGTAAGTCACCCAACAAGCACAACAAGTTCTACTTCATCGTCGAGCCTCTCGAGCAGGGAGTGCAGGATGCCATCCACAAGGGAGACATCGACACCGACGCGAAGATCAAGGACCCCAAGGAACTGGCGAAGATCCTCGTCGACTGCGGAATGAACGTCGATGAGGCCAAGGGAGTGGTCGCATTCAAGAACAACAACGTCCTGATCGACTGCACCAAGGGTATCCAGTACCTGCACGAGACAATGGAGCTCGTGAAGCAGGCATTCGAAGAGGCCATGATGAGGGGACCCCTCGCTAACGAGAAGGTCGCCGGACTCAAGGTCAAGCTCATGGATGCAAAGCTCCACGAGGATACCATCCACAGAGGACCCGCTCAGATCATCCCTGCAGTCAGGGACGGTATCTACGGAGCAATGTGCCAGGCAGGCAGAATCCTGCTCGAGCCCATGCAGAAGGTCTTCATCAGCGTCCCCCCTGACTACATGGGAGGCGCAGTCAACCTGATCAACCAGCGCCGCGGTACCATCCTCGAGATGGGACAGGACGGTGCTGACTCGACCGTCACCGCGCTCTGTCCTGTCGCAGACATGTTCGGATTCTCATCCGATATCCGTGGAAGCACACAGGGACGTGCGATCTGGTCCATCGAGAACGCAGGTTTCGAGAAGCTCATGCCCGACCTACAGAAGAAAGTCGTCACCGAGATCAGGACCCGTAAGGGACTCAACCCCGAACCCTACGACGACAAGTATTACTCAGGGCTCTGA
- a CDS encoding nitrogen regulatory protein P-II, giving the protein MKMVTAIIRPEKLQNVKDALKDIGINGMTITHVYGRGKQGGLKFTTRAGEIVVDELEKTKIEMVIEDDSLVDKAVDTIVEHAKTGKPGDGRIIVTPVERFVRIRPEPEPPKGEQKPSE; this is encoded by the coding sequence ATGAAGATGGTCACAGCAATAATACGCCCCGAGAAGCTCCAGAACGTCAAGGATGCACTGAAGGATATCGGGATCAACGGTATGACGATCACCCACGTCTACGGAAGGGGCAAGCAGGGAGGCCTCAAATTCACCACAAGGGCGGGAGAGATCGTTGTGGATGAGCTCGAGAAGACCAAAATCGAGATGGTCATCGAGGACGATTCCCTGGTGGACAAGGCCGTGGACACGATCGTGGAGCACGCCAAGACCGGGAAGCCGGGGGATGGACGTATAATCGTGACCCCGGTGGAGAGGTTCGTGAGGATCAGGCCCGAGCCCGAGCCCCCTAAGGGAGAACAGAAACCTTCGGAGTGA
- a CDS encoding cobalamin biosynthesis protein CbiX: protein MKTAIMLITHGTPRSEGNDAAVINREPLKELTGLEVYIGYLHMEPSIDATLSKMMADGVERIIAVPLFMFPGLLSDTTVREAFGFEPKTASGRIERNGKTAEVVFTGTFGDHPLIEDVIMKVCEKCKAAPEKTSLMLIFHGTKAPETTAKYVDACIGYLTKKGYNAIAAYNEFQSPDVDAAAEELIKAGKNVLAIPMFVSPGKHTTMDIPPKLGLDGARTRQIGNGHRLCYAKEIGMHPCISRILKARIDEL from the coding sequence ATGAAAACCGCAATCATGCTGATAACGCACGGAACCCCCAGATCGGAAGGGAACGATGCCGCCGTGATCAACCGCGAACCTCTGAAAGAGCTCACCGGCCTGGAAGTCTACATAGGCTATCTGCACATGGAGCCTTCCATAGATGCCACGCTGTCCAAAATGATGGCGGACGGGGTGGAACGCATCATCGCGGTCCCCTTGTTCATGTTCCCAGGTCTCCTGAGCGACACAACGGTGAGGGAGGCCTTCGGATTCGAGCCCAAGACCGCATCCGGCAGGATCGAGAGGAACGGGAAGACCGCGGAGGTCGTGTTCACCGGCACGTTCGGCGACCATCCTCTGATAGAGGACGTCATCATGAAGGTCTGCGAGAAATGCAAGGCCGCGCCCGAGAAGACCTCGCTGATGCTGATCTTCCACGGCACCAAGGCCCCCGAGACCACGGCCAAGTACGTCGACGCGTGCATCGGATACCTCACGAAGAAAGGATACAATGCCATCGCAGCGTACAACGAGTTCCAGTCCCCGGATGTCGATGCGGCGGCCGAAGAACTAATCAAGGCGGGAAAGAACGTTCTGGCCATCCCGATGTTCGTATCCCCCGGCAAGCATACGACTATGGATATTCCGCCGAAGCTCGGGCTCGACGGGGCCAGGACCCGCCAGATCGGCAACGGTCACAGACTGTGCTATGCCAAGGAGATCGGCATGCATCCCTGTATATCCAGGATCCTGAAGGCACGCATCGACGAACTGTGA
- a CDS encoding 5'-nucleotidase, which yields MRSSKALVAAIVLVVVVMFGSFVMSEQQQERPTDGFIILHTNDTHCYYGDDGSLGFSTVKELKEKYVAEGKTVFLVDAGDFLQGNSYGTLTEGAASVQVMNEVGYDLGIPGNHEFDFTFPVMMERIGELDYPIICANLAYESTGKSVFPEYKIIEKDGWKIGFFGILTPDTPSTTNHGNMGDSVVTDIMDATERMVKLLKSKHVDYIVALGHVGLKATSTVTSDEICAEIPGIDIFIDAHSHTEMDHGKVSDGSIELLPSDTVIASTGSYNKNVGVITVSLEGEIVADLYRGEAISDPTIDETVEEIHEQIDEILSGVVATSEIYLNGERQYVRTQETNLADLVADSMRAYSGTQVAVVNGGGVRTSLEAGDITLKNVYDVMPFQNDLVTMTVTGQTLYDLMEFSYSYYGLTFGGFIQVSGMTVTVDPSKEVNSRVQSIYVGEEPVQKDATYTLTTLDFIATGGDDNKTLIDYERQVVGDQAVAFVAYLDDLENITADKIQMGRLIEV from the coding sequence ATGCGTTCATCAAAGGCCCTGGTGGCGGCGATCGTTCTCGTCGTCGTTGTGATGTTCGGATCGTTCGTGATGTCCGAACAGCAGCAGGAAAGACCCACGGACGGATTCATAATCCTCCACACCAACGACACCCATTGCTACTACGGGGACGACGGCAGCCTGGGGTTCTCCACCGTCAAGGAGCTGAAGGAGAAGTATGTCGCCGAAGGGAAGACCGTGTTCCTCGTGGATGCGGGAGATTTCCTCCAGGGGAACTCCTACGGTACCCTGACCGAAGGGGCGGCCTCTGTCCAGGTGATGAATGAAGTAGGATACGACCTGGGGATCCCCGGGAACCATGAGTTCGACTTCACGTTCCCTGTCATGATGGAACGCATAGGGGAGTTGGACTATCCGATCATATGCGCGAACCTGGCATACGAATCCACCGGCAAGAGCGTCTTCCCGGAGTACAAGATCATCGAGAAGGACGGCTGGAAGATAGGTTTCTTCGGGATCCTCACTCCCGATACGCCTTCCACCACGAACCATGGGAACATGGGGGACTCGGTCGTCACCGACATCATGGATGCCACCGAACGCATGGTCAAGCTGCTGAAGAGCAAGCATGTGGACTACATCGTGGCATTGGGCCACGTGGGGCTCAAGGCGACCTCCACGGTGACCTCCGACGAGATATGTGCGGAGATCCCCGGAATCGACATATTCATCGACGCCCACAGCCACACCGAGATGGACCATGGGAAGGTATCCGACGGTTCAATAGAACTGCTCCCGAGCGATACCGTGATCGCCAGCACCGGTTCCTACAACAAGAACGTCGGAGTGATCACCGTCTCGCTGGAGGGCGAGATCGTGGCTGATCTGTACCGCGGCGAGGCCATTAGCGATCCGACGATCGATGAGACCGTCGAGGAGATCCACGAACAGATAGACGAGATCCTCAGCGGTGTCGTCGCGACATCCGAGATATACCTCAACGGGGAGCGTCAGTACGTCCGTACGCAGGAGACGAATCTGGCAGATCTTGTCGCCGATTCGATGAGGGCGTATTCCGGAACGCAGGTCGCGGTAGTGAACGGAGGCGGTGTCAGGACAAGCCTGGAAGCGGGCGATATCACGCTGAAGAACGTGTACGACGTCATGCCCTTCCAGAACGACCTCGTCACCATGACGGTGACGGGACAGACCCTGTACGATCTCATGGAGTTCTCATACAGCTACTACGGCCTGACATTCGGTGGTTTCATACAGGTGTCCGGAATGACGGTCACCGTCGACCCGTCCAAGGAAGTGAATTCCAGGGTGCAGTCGATATACGTCGGCGAGGAACCTGTCCAGAAGGATGCCACGTACACGCTGACGACACTTGACTTCATAGCCACCGGAGGGGACGACAACAAGACGCTGATCGATTACGAGAGGCAGGTGGTCGGGGACCAGGCGGTGGCGTTCGTCGCCTATCTCGACGATCTCGAGAATATAACCGCCGATAAGATCCAGATGGGCAGACTGATAGAGGTCTGA